The nucleotide window CTGGGGCGCGGCGCGGGTCCGTATGCGCGGCTGGCAGGGCGGCAGGAGTGGGTGGTGCGCGACATCTTCCTGGATGGCAACACCTTCGGGAGCCGCTCTACAGCGCGCAAGCTGCCCTTCGTCAGCGAGGGCGAGGCGGCGGCGGGGTTCCGGACGCGGAAGTGGTCCGCCGAGTACCGCTTCGTCGCCCGCTCGCGCGAGTACCGCGCGCAACCAGAGGGCCACGCGTACGGTTCGCTGGTGCTGACGGTGGCGCGCTGAGCGGGTGCGGGAGTGACCGGTTCGCGCGGAAGGCGCACCGGGTGCATCTTGCTAGCCGACGAACGTAGCGGCTCGCGGGGCGTGGAACCGATGGCTCGCGAGCGTCGTAACACCCTGTGTTTCCAATGCCCGGCGAACGTCCGGCGCATCGGCTGGCCTCTGCCAAACGGCGACCCGTGAAGAAGTCCACTGCCGTACGCCTCACCCTGGTATCCGCCCTGGCCGCCGGCGCCGTGGGGTGCGCCGACGATCGCCCGGAGCAGACAGTGCGCGGGTGGTGCGATCCCGAGAACCCCGACGTGTGCGACGACCAGCCCCGCACCGGCTTCGTTCCCATCTTCTTCCCCATCTACCACCGCGGCATCTACTACGACAATCGTGGGATCGGGCGCACCGGGCCCGGCGGCGCCGTGGTGGCCAACGCGCCGCGCCCCAGGGTGTCCCGGGGCGGCTTCGGGCGGATCGGCGCCGGGCGCAGCGGCGGGATCGGACGCGCCGGGAGCTGAGCGTGCGCCGCGAAGCCAATCCGCCGCGCCCCGACTGGGAGCGCCGCGTGCAGGAGGTCGGGCTGCGCCACCACACGGCCGGCGGAGTGCCGTACTGGAACGAGGAGGCGCACTACGTCTTCTCGATGGCCGAGGTGAGGCGCATCGAAGACGCCACGCGCGAGCTCCACGCCCTCTGCCTGGAGGCGGCGGAGGCGGTGATCGAGGGGAAGCGCTACGCCGAGCTGGCGATCCCGCCGCTCGCGGTGCCGCTGATCGAGGCGTCGTGGGAGGAGGACGCGCCCTCGCTGTACGGGCGCTTCGACCTGTCGTACGACGGGCGCGGCGAGCCCAAGATGCTGGAGTACAACGCGGACACGCCCACGTCGCTGGTGGAGACGGCGGTGGCGCAATGGTACTGGCTGGAGGACCGCTTTCCCGGCACCGACCAGTTCAACCGCATCCACGAGGCGCTGGTGGAGACGTGGGCGGAGCTGCGCCCTTACCTCGTCTCCGGCCGCGTCCACTTCGCCTCCTTGCCGGACGCGGAGGACGAGGCGACCGTGGAGTACCTTCGGGACTGCGCGGAGCAGGCGGGGCTGCAGACGGTGCAGCTCCCGGTGGAGGAGATCGGGTGGGACCCGAGGGCGCGGGAGTTCGTGGACGCGGAGGGGACGTCCATCCGCTGCGTCTTCAAGCTGTACCCGTGGGAGTGGATGGTGCACGAGGAGTTCGGGATCAACCTGGGGCGCGTGCGGGCGCCGGTGCAGTGGATGGAGCCCGCGTGGAAGATGATCCTCTCCAACAAGGGCATCCTCCCGATCCTGTGGGAGCGGAACCCCGGCCATCCCAACCTCCTCCCCGCCTACCGCGACGACCTCCTCTTCACCCCGGCGGACGCGTACGTCGCCAAGCCGCTCCTTTCGCGCGAGGGAGCGAACGTGCGCATCGTTTCCCCCTGGCATACGCAGGCGGAGACGGGCGGCGATTACGGCGAGGAGGGGTTCGTGTTCCAGGAGTACGCGCCGTTGCCAGCCTTCGACGGGTGGCAGCCGGTGATCGGGAGCTGGATCGTGGGGCAGAGCCCGGCCGGCATGGGCATCCGCGAGTCGGGCGGCCCGATCACGGATAATCTGAGCCGGTTCGTGCCGCATCGGATCGAGGGGTGAGGTGCGTAAGTGCGGGCGGCGGCGCGCGGGAAGGCACGGGCAGCCACGTGGGGCGGCCCCTACGGGATTGGTGTCCGGTGCGGGGGGCGGGGCGGCGGAAAGGGTGGGCAGACACGCAGGTCTGCCCCTACGGGTGTTTGTGATCGCCACGGATGACGGTGCCGCACGGGGCACGGGCGCGATGAATCGCGCCCCTACCGGGATCTGTGGGCCTCACAACCACATACGCCCCCTCTCCCGATAACAGAGGGCGGAGCCCTTTCCTGTTATCGGGAGAGGGGCAGCGAGGAACGAGCGGGGGTGAGGGCCCGGGGGCACTTTGCGCCGCCTCCACCCGTCCGCTACACTAGTCGCGGCATCCCACCTCCCCTCCTTCCGCGCGCGTCCTCATGTCCGCACCGGTGCGCAAGAGCTACAAGTATTATGACCTGATCACGGCGGTGTTCGTGACGGTGCTGCTGTGCAGCAACCTGATCGGGCCGGGGAAGGCGGCGTCGCTGTGGGGGTATAACTTCGGCGCGGGAATCCTGTTCTTCCCCATCTCCTACCTGTTCGGCGACGTCCTGACCGAGGTGTACGGCTACGCCCGCGCGCGCCGCGTGGTATGGACCGGGTTCGGGGCGCTGGCCTTCGCGTCGTTGATGAGCTGGGTGGTGCTGGCGCTTCCGCCCGCGGCGGGGTGGGTGGGGCAGGAGGCGCTGGTCTCCGTCTTCGGGCAGACTCCGCGGATCGTGCTGGCGTCGCTCGCGGCGTTCTGGGTGGGCGAGTTCGCCAACTCGTATGCGCTCGCGCGGATGAAGGTGGCCACCGCCGGCCGCTGGCTCTTCTCGCGAACCATCGGCTCCACCATCGTGGGCGCGGCGGTCGACTCCGCGATCTTCTACCCGGTCGCCTTCCTGGGGGTGTGGAAGACGCCGTTGGTGATGCAGGTGATGCTCTCCAACTACGTCCTCAAGGTGCTCTGGGAGGTGGCGGCGACCCCCTTCACCTACTGGGTGGTGAACGCGCTGAAGCGGGCGGAGCACGAGGACTATTTCGACCGGGAGACGGACTTCACCCCCTTCAAGCTCGCGGCGGAGTAACCGATGCTGAAGCTGGACCTGGTGCACACGCTAGCGTTCGCGGGCGTGGTGCTCGTGGTTGGATACGGGGTGCGGCGGATGCTTCCCGTGCTCGCGCGCTACAACATCCCCGGCCCCGTGATCGGCGGGCTGATCGCGTCGCTGGTGGGCTGGGCGGCGCACTCGCGCGACACGCCGCTCTGGGAGTTCGACACCACGCTGCAGGCGCCGCTGATGATCGCCTTCTTCACCACCATCGGCTACGCGGCGTCGCTGCGGCTGCTCAAGGTGGGCGGTCCGCAGGTGCTCCTCTTCTTCGGCCTCGCCACCCTCTTCGCGGTCGTGCAGAACGTCGTCGGGGCAGGGATTGCGACGATGTTCGGCCTCCACCCCCTCTTCGGCGTGCTGACCGGCTCGGTGACGCTGACCGGCGGACCCGCGACGGGGCTCGCCTTCGCGCCGACCTTCGAGGCGGCGGGGGTGCCGGGCGCCACCACCATCGCGGTCGCATCGGCGATGGTGGGGATCGTCTTCGGCGGCGTGATCGGCGGGCCGGTGGGGACGCGGCTGGTGGAGCGCCACCGGCTCAACCGGAAGCTGCGCACCCCCGCGGAGATCGAGACGCCCGTCGCCACGGACATCGTGGAGGCGCAGCTCGCCGAGCCTGCCCCCGCCGCGCCGCAGGGTGAGGACGAGGGGTCGTGGGAGCTGCTCAAGGCCGTGGTGCTCATCCTCCTGGCGATGTGGGCCGGATCATGGGTCAGCGCCGGCTTCACCGCGCTGGGCATCACCCTCCCCGCCTACATCGGCGCCATGCTCGTCGCCGCGCTGATCCGCAACCTGGACGACGCGCTCGGCTGGATCGGCATCCGGCAGAGCACGGTGGACGACGTGGGGAACGTGGCGCTGGCGCTCTTCATAGCCATGGCGCTGATGACGCTGAAGCTGTGGGAGATCTCGAACCTGGCGCTCCCCATGCTCGCCATCCTCGCGGTGCAGGTGATCCTGGTGGCGCTGATCGCCGCGTGGCCCGTCTTCCCCCTGATGGGGCGCGACTACGATTCGGCGGTGATGGGCGCGGGGTTCATCGGCTTCATGCTGGGCACCACCGCCAACGCCATGGCCAACATGCGCTCGATGGTGGAGCGGTACGGCCCCTCGCCGCGCGCCTTCCTGGTGGTGCCGATGGTGGGCGCGTTCTTCATCGACTTCACCAACGCGGTGATCATCACCGTCTTCGTCAACCTGCTGAGCTGATGTCCGTCCGTCCCATCGTCCGCCTGGGCGACCCGCTCCTGCGCGAGATCTGCGCGCCCGTACACGACCCCGCCGATCCCCACGTGGCGGAGACGGTGCGCGACCTTGCGGACACGCTGGCGCACTCGCGCGCGACCACCGGCTACGGTCGCGCCATCGCCGCCCCGCAGATCGGCGTCCTGGAGCGGATCGTCTTCCTGAACGTCGACGGCGCGACGCCGTGGCCCTTCGTCAATCCGTCCATCGTGGCGCACAGCGACGAAGTGGTGACGGTATGGGACGGGTGCCTGAGCTTCCTGAGCATCTTCTGCCAGGTGCCGCGCCGGGCGTCGGTCACCGTGCGCTACCAGGACCTCGCCGGCGCCTGGCACGAGGTGGAGGCGGACGGCGACCTGTCCGAGCTCCTCCAGCACGAGATCGACCACCTGGACGGCATCCTGACCGTGGACCGCATGACCGACGTGCGCACGCTGGTCACGCGCGAGGAGTTCGAGCTGCGGTACCGTGCGGAGTCGCCGTACGGGGCCCCCTCCCCCCGGCCCCCTCCCCCGCCTGCGGGGGCGCAGGGCGGGTGAGGGGGAGAACTGCAGCCCGCGCCGCACAGACCCGGTAGGGGCGCGATTTATCGCGCCCGTCTCACGGGCTGCGCCGCCGCCCGCCCTCCGCACACCGATTCCGGTAGGGGCAGACCTGCGTGTCTGCCCACCCTCGCCCCCGCGCGAATCATCGCGGATCGGAAGGAATCCCGTAGGGGCCGCCCCGCGTGGCTGCCCGTGCCCGCCCCCGCTCCGAACCCCGCCCTCTGACGCCATGCCCGGCCTTTCCGACCTCGCCGCCAGCATCGAGCAGATCACCGGCGCGGATCGTTTCGCGGATCAGCCGCCCAGCATCATCGTGGTATGTACACGCGACGTTCGAAGGCTCGGGCTGGCGCTGGAGCCATCCGCCGCGGTGATGGAGCGGGTGCAGGATGAGGGGCTGGATGCGCTCTTCCTGCACCGGCCGTGGGGCGTGGAGGCAGCCGAGCTTGCGGCAGGCGTCGGGGTTCTGGCGAGCCACCTTCCGTTCGACGAGCGGCTGACCATCGGCTACAACCCTGAGCTCGCGCAGGCGCTGGGCCTTGCCAACGTGGAGGCGCTCGGGGCGAAGGGGGGTCGCCCGCTCGGGATGATCGGGGACTTCACGGGTGGGAGGGAGGCGCTTGTGAAGCGGATCGCCGCGGAGTTCGGGGAGCCGGAACACGTCGAACCCGGGCGAATCAGCCTGATCGAGCGCGTGGCGATGGTAGGCGCGATGACGGACGCACTGGTGCGCGACACTGCGGCCAGGGGCGCGGGCGTCTATGTGACCGGACAGATGCGCGCCCCCGCCCGCGCGGCCGTCCTCGAGACCGGCATCGCCGTCGTCGCGGTGGGCCACAGGCGCGCCGAGGTGTGGGGCCTCCACCTGCTCGCACGCCTGCTCCGCGCGGAGTGGCCGGGGCT belongs to Longimicrobium sp. and includes:
- a CDS encoding glutathionylspermidine synthase family protein; translation: MRREANPPRPDWERRVQEVGLRHHTAGGVPYWNEEAHYVFSMAEVRRIEDATRELHALCLEAAEAVIEGKRYAELAIPPLAVPLIEASWEEDAPSLYGRFDLSYDGRGEPKMLEYNADTPTSLVETAVAQWYWLEDRFPGTDQFNRIHEALVETWAELRPYLVSGRVHFASLPDAEDEATVEYLRDCAEQAGLQTVQLPVEEIGWDPRAREFVDAEGTSIRCVFKLYPWEWMVHEEFGINLGRVRAPVQWMEPAWKMILSNKGILPILWERNPGHPNLLPAYRDDLLFTPADAYVAKPLLSREGANVRIVSPWHTQAETGGDYGEEGFVFQEYAPLPAFDGWQPVIGSWIVGQSPAGMGIRESGGPITDNLSRFVPHRIEG
- a CDS encoding queuosine precursor transporter — encoded protein: MSAPVRKSYKYYDLITAVFVTVLLCSNLIGPGKAASLWGYNFGAGILFFPISYLFGDVLTEVYGYARARRVVWTGFGALAFASLMSWVVLALPPAAGWVGQEALVSVFGQTPRIVLASLAAFWVGEFANSYALARMKVATAGRWLFSRTIGSTIVGAAVDSAIFYPVAFLGVWKTPLVMQVMLSNYVLKVLWEVAATPFTYWVVNALKRAEHEDYFDRETDFTPFKLAAE
- the gltS gene encoding sodium/glutamate symporter; the protein is MLKLDLVHTLAFAGVVLVVGYGVRRMLPVLARYNIPGPVIGGLIASLVGWAAHSRDTPLWEFDTTLQAPLMIAFFTTIGYAASLRLLKVGGPQVLLFFGLATLFAVVQNVVGAGIATMFGLHPLFGVLTGSVTLTGGPATGLAFAPTFEAAGVPGATTIAVASAMVGIVFGGVIGGPVGTRLVERHRLNRKLRTPAEIETPVATDIVEAQLAEPAPAAPQGEDEGSWELLKAVVLILLAMWAGSWVSAGFTALGITLPAYIGAMLVAALIRNLDDALGWIGIRQSTVDDVGNVALALFIAMALMTLKLWEISNLALPMLAILAVQVILVALIAAWPVFPLMGRDYDSAVMGAGFIGFMLGTTANAMANMRSMVERYGPSPRAFLVVPMVGAFFIDFTNAVIITVFVNLLS
- a CDS encoding peptide deformylase; this translates as MSVRPIVRLGDPLLREICAPVHDPADPHVAETVRDLADTLAHSRATTGYGRAIAAPQIGVLERIVFLNVDGATPWPFVNPSIVAHSDEVVTVWDGCLSFLSIFCQVPRRASVTVRYQDLAGAWHEVEADGDLSELLQHEIDHLDGILTVDRMTDVRTLVTREEFELRYRAESPYGAPSPRPPPPPAGAQGG
- a CDS encoding Nif3-like dinuclear metal center hexameric protein, yielding MPGLSDLAASIEQITGADRFADQPPSIIVVCTRDVRRLGLALEPSAAVMERVQDEGLDALFLHRPWGVEAAELAAGVGVLASHLPFDERLTIGYNPELAQALGLANVEALGAKGGRPLGMIGDFTGGREALVKRIAAEFGEPEHVEPGRISLIERVAMVGAMTDALVRDTAARGAGVYVTGQMRAPARAAVLETGIAVVAVGHRRAEVWGLHLLARLLRAEWPGLATLVLDAP